A genomic window from Balneola vulgaris DSM 17893 includes:
- a CDS encoding Nif3-like dinuclear metal center hexameric protein: MATKIRHITTFLNQWAPPGTKMDYDNVGLLVGDPDAEVTNVITCLDITDAVVDEAIAANAELIVAHHPLIFSKIGSINPTNEQGKIIYKLIKNDISLLVAHTNLDAALDGVSFVLANMLGLDNLKFLTKNYEISKKISLVSAVENSDSMVKLLNYYSAENVHHYSVESREADLRCFEAIIDKHNLPALKKGLKKEGLIKDGALQVTDLASTSKNFGMGVIGDYPEEGVGKEEFLHLVSQALNVQAIRFSGDVERIKKVAVCGGAGVFLKNKAIAKGADAFVTADIKYHEYFTEQEDFLLVDVGHYESEFPVAEALKNEISEAFDDLSVTVTQVVTNPMQVYVSDHKPQSIQTS, from the coding sequence ATGGCAACCAAGATCCGACATATCACTACCTTCCTTAACCAGTGGGCTCCTCCGGGTACTAAAATGGATTACGATAATGTCGGCCTTCTTGTAGGCGACCCAGATGCAGAGGTAACAAACGTAATCACCTGCTTAGACATTACAGATGCAGTTGTTGATGAAGCCATTGCTGCCAATGCAGAACTTATTGTTGCTCATCATCCACTAATCTTTAGTAAGATTGGAAGTATTAATCCCACCAACGAACAAGGTAAAATTATCTACAAACTGATTAAGAACGATATCAGTTTATTAGTAGCCCATACAAACTTAGATGCAGCCCTTGATGGCGTTTCATTTGTACTGGCCAATATGTTGGGCTTAGACAACTTGAAGTTCCTTACTAAGAACTACGAGATTTCTAAAAAAATCAGCCTAGTTAGCGCAGTTGAGAACAGCGATTCGATGGTAAAACTATTGAATTACTACTCGGCCGAGAACGTACATCATTATAGTGTTGAAAGTAGAGAAGCTGATTTACGTTGTTTTGAAGCTATTATTGATAAGCACAACCTTCCTGCACTTAAGAAAGGACTGAAGAAAGAAGGCCTGATTAAAGACGGCGCTCTTCAAGTAACCGATTTAGCATCCACTTCGAAAAACTTTGGAATGGGTGTGATAGGCGATTACCCAGAAGAAGGCGTTGGGAAAGAAGAGTTTCTACACCTGGTATCACAAGCGTTAAATGTACAAGCCATCCGCTTTAGTGGTGATGTAGAGCGTATCAAAAAAGTAGCCGTATGTGGCGGTGCAGGTGTATTTCTTAAAAATAAAGCCATTGCTAAAGGAGCCGATGCTTTTGTAACAGCTGATATAAAATATCATGAATACTTTACCGAGCAAGAAGATTTCTTGTTGGTAGATGTAGGCCATTACGAAAGTGAGTTCCCTGTAGCAGAAGCCCTGAAAAATGAGATTTCAGAGGCATTCGACGACCTTTCCGTTACGGTAACCCAGGTTGTTACCAATCCGATGCAAGTATATGTATCAGACCATAAACCCCAATCCATCCAAACAAGCTGA
- a CDS encoding zinc ribbon domain-containing protein yields the protein MKEALQQLANLQYIDSRIDELKQLRGDLPEEILDIETDIARKEARLSKLEQEKTDLQVEYDNLKLEVASSAEKTSKYEDQQLSVRNNREYDALTKEIEAQKQVVENATKRLAEIEKRQEEIDPEIEEASQELDAAKAELEEKSDSLESVTKSTEEEEQALLKKRKEVEKEVDQRYLRSYNRLREGLNNGIAVVAMDRGAAFGMALPPQTQVEVRRMNKVIIDENSGRIVVDQSFFDEAKKQLTI from the coding sequence ATGAAAGAAGCACTTCAACAACTAGCAAATTTACAATACATAGACAGCCGCATAGACGAGCTTAAGCAATTAAGAGGCGATTTACCGGAAGAGATCTTAGATATTGAGACTGACATCGCTCGAAAAGAAGCAAGGTTATCTAAGTTAGAGCAAGAGAAAACAGATCTTCAAGTTGAGTATGATAACTTGAAATTAGAAGTTGCCAGCTCAGCTGAAAAAACTTCTAAATACGAAGACCAGCAACTATCTGTGCGTAACAACCGCGAGTACGACGCACTAACCAAAGAAATTGAAGCGCAGAAGCAAGTTGTAGAAAACGCAACAAAGCGTTTAGCTGAAATTGAAAAGCGCCAAGAAGAAATCGATCCTGAGATTGAAGAAGCTAGCCAAGAATTAGATGCTGCTAAAGCTGAGCTTGAAGAAAAAAGCGATAGCCTTGAGTCGGTTACTAAGTCTACGGAAGAAGAAGAGCAAGCATTGCTTAAGAAGCGTAAAGAAGTTGAGAAAGAAGTAGATCAAAGATATTTACGTAGCTATAACCGCTTACGTGAAGGGCTTAACAACGGTATTGCTGTTGTAGCTATGGATCGTGGCGCTGCTTTTGGAATGGCACTTCCTCCACAAACTCAGGTTGAAGTTAGAAGAATGAATAAAGTTATTATTGATGAAAACAGCGGTCGTATCGTTGTAGATCAATCATTCTTTGACGAAGCTAAGAAGCAACTAACGATATAA